Proteins from a single region of Phaeacidiphilus oryzae TH49:
- a CDS encoding amidohydrolase family protein: MTTDRLTDVHAHFVTAGYVAAARAAGVQHPDGMPGWPEWSVEQHLDLMDRGGIGKSYLSVSSPGVHFGDDTAARALAREVNEFGAGVRAERPERFGQFASLPLPDVEGARAEAGYALDVLGADGVIVESNHHGVYLGDPRLEPLWADLDRRAAVVFVHPTSPPHAEDLALGRPRPMIEFIFDTARTAADLLFRGVLARYGGIRWILTHGGGALPLLADRMELVRGLVGDRALSGTEEGGGPTVLEQLGRLWYDMAGTPFPRQIAALDAAFGTDRLLYGSDYCWTPIGMALDQVAAVDVAEPPSADDTWRSLTSRNARRLFGG; encoded by the coding sequence ATGACAACGGACCGACTGACCGACGTCCACGCCCACTTCGTCACCGCCGGCTACGTCGCCGCCGCCCGGGCGGCCGGCGTCCAGCACCCGGACGGGATGCCCGGCTGGCCGGAGTGGAGCGTGGAGCAGCACCTCGACCTGATGGACCGGGGCGGCATCGGCAAGTCGTATCTCTCGGTCTCCTCCCCGGGCGTCCACTTCGGGGACGACACGGCGGCCCGCGCGCTCGCCCGCGAGGTCAACGAGTTCGGCGCCGGGGTGCGCGCCGAACGGCCCGAGCGCTTCGGCCAGTTCGCCTCCCTGCCGCTGCCCGACGTCGAGGGGGCGCGCGCCGAGGCCGGGTACGCGCTGGACGTCCTCGGCGCGGACGGCGTCATCGTCGAGAGCAACCACCACGGCGTCTACCTCGGCGACCCGCGGCTGGAGCCGCTCTGGGCGGACCTGGACCGGCGGGCCGCCGTGGTCTTCGTCCACCCCACCTCTCCGCCGCACGCCGAGGACCTGGCCCTGGGCCGGCCGCGACCGATGATCGAGTTCATCTTCGACACCGCCCGCACCGCGGCGGACCTGCTCTTCCGCGGTGTGCTGGCACGGTACGGCGGCATCCGCTGGATTCTCACCCACGGCGGCGGGGCGCTTCCGCTGCTGGCCGACCGGATGGAGCTGGTCCGCGGCCTGGTCGGCGACCGGGCGCTGAGCGGCACCGAGGAGGGCGGCGGCCCGACGGTCCTGGAGCAGCTCGGCCGGCTCTGGTACGACATGGCAGGCACGCCGTTCCCGCGCCAGATCGCGGCGCTGGACGCCGCCTTCGGCACCGACCGCCTGCTCTACGGCAGCGACTACTGCTGGACGCCGATCGGCATGGCGCTCGACCAGGTCGCAGCGGTGGACGTGGCCGAGCCGCCGTCCGCCGACGACACCTGGCGCAGTCTCACCAGCCGCAACGCCCGGCGGCTCTTCGGCGGGTGA
- a CDS encoding DUF7144 family membrane protein gives MSHSTSRSDGARSSASSASVPPGPADDGRHRPWAEAGALLAAVLLLVQGVLGVLQGVAAVAKDDVYAVVGHYAFRFDLTAWGWIHIALGVLLFLTGLGVLRGTTWARVTAMVLAGLAVIANFMWLPYTPVWAVIGVGLGLMVIWSLSRSTLSSAR, from the coding sequence ATGAGCCATTCCACAAGCCGTTCCGACGGAGCACGCAGCTCGGCCTCCTCGGCCTCGGTCCCCCCGGGCCCGGCGGATGACGGGCGGCACCGGCCGTGGGCCGAGGCCGGCGCGCTGCTGGCCGCCGTGCTCCTGCTGGTCCAGGGAGTCCTCGGCGTCCTGCAGGGCGTCGCCGCGGTGGCGAAGGACGACGTCTACGCCGTGGTGGGGCACTACGCGTTCAGGTTCGACCTCACCGCCTGGGGCTGGATCCACATCGCACTCGGCGTCCTGCTGTTCCTGACCGGCCTGGGCGTGCTGCGCGGCACGACCTGGGCGCGGGTGACCGCCATGGTGCTGGCCGGCCTCGCGGTGATCGCCAACTTCATGTGGCTGCCCTACACCCCGGTGTGGGCCGTGATCGGCGTCGGCCTCGGGCTCATGGTGATCTGGTCGCTGAGCAGGAGCACGCTGAGCTCCGCCCGCTGA